A window of Stenotrophomonas indicatrix genomic DNA:
CGCAGGCCAGGGTTTCACCCGCGCCGCGCTCGAACACGCGCAGGCGCACATGTTCCGGGCCCATTACCTGGGCGAAGCCCACGTTCACCGACTTCGGGAACGAGGCATGCTGCTGCAGCAGTCCGCCCACGCGCTCGACCGGTGCGGCATCGACCAGGCCCACTTCGATCACCGCGTGCGGATTGCCCATCGACACCGCCGCGAAGCGCACGGTCTCACCCTGCAGTGGCAGCAGGTACTCCTCACGCGGGTGGGCGAAGCCGATCAGCGGCACCTGCGCCGGATCGAACAGCGGCACGCCCATCGCCACCGCGTACTGGCCATCGCCGAGGACATCCACGGCGTGGCTGGCCAGCGGGCTGTCGATGACGAAGCGGTCGCCCTGCGCACTGCCCTCGCGCACCAGCCAGGCAGCGATGCAGCGCGCGCCGTTGCCGCACTGCTCTGAATTGGAACCATCGGCGTTCCAGATGCGGTAAGAGGCGACGGAGCCTTCGGCGCGCGGCGGCTCGATGGTCAGGATCTGGTCGCAGCCGACGCCGGTATGGCGGTCGGCCAGGCGCGCGGCCAGTTCCGGGGTGGGCGGCGGCGTGCCGTCGCGCAGGTCGATCACTACGAAATCGTTGCCCGCGCCGTGC
This region includes:
- the dapF gene encoding diaminopimelate epimerase, whose product is MSKAGTNGLRFSKMHGAGNDFVVIDLRDGTPPPTPELAARLADRHTGVGCDQILTIEPPRAEGSVASYRIWNADGSNSEQCGNGARCIAAWLVREGSAQGDRFVIDSPLASHAVDVLGDGQYAVAMGVPLFDPAQVPLIGFAHPREEYLLPLQGETVRFAAVSMGNPHAVIEVGLVDAAPVERVGGLLQQHASFPKSVNVGFAQVMGPEHVRLRVFERGAGETLACGSGACAAAVTLMHRGRLQRDARISLPGGDLRIQWPGDGQPVVMAGPTAFVFEGEWIA